The sequence below is a genomic window from Verrucomicrobiia bacterium.
GACGATCCGGGTGGTTTTTTCGGAAATGTTGCTGGCGATTTCGATCCAGGACAATGGCTGCGGGTTCCAGGCTTCGGGCATGGCGGGAGGAAATGGGCTTGCCAACATGAAGCGCCGCATGGCAGACCTTGGCGGCACGTGCGTGGTGGAGAGCCAGCCGGGAAGCGGAACCTCGGTGCATCTGCGGTTGAAAATAAAAGTCGCCGAAACGAATTCCGCACGCGACGTTGTGCCGGACACGATGAATATCGAGGCCGGGCGGGAGCAGTCGAAGTCATGAAAAAGAAATCTGTCGCGGTGGTGGAAGACGATCCGGGTTTGCGCAAGCAACTGGTGGAACTCGTCGGCACGGCGGATGACATCCAATGCCTGGGCGCGTTCGCTTCGGGCGAGGAGGCGCTCAAAAAAATTCCTGGGCTCAAGCTCGACGTGGTGTTGATGGATATTCAACTGCCAGGCATCTCGGGGATCAAGTGCGTGGCGGAGTTGAAGCGGGCGAACCCGGCGTTGCGCATCATCATGGTCACGATTTATGAGGACAGCGACCGGATTTTCAAGGCGTTGAAGGCGGGGGCGAATGGGTATCTGGTGAAGTCGTGTCCGCCCCAGCAAATGCTGGACGCGGTGCGCGACGCGGTGGGGGGCGGTTCACCGATGTCGAGCCATATCG
It includes:
- a CDS encoding response regulator transcription factor — encoded protein: MKKKSVAVVEDDPGLRKQLVELVGTADDIQCLGAFASGEEALKKIPGLKLDVVLMDIQLPGISGIKCVAELKRANPALRIIMVTIYEDSDRIFKALKAGANGYLVKSCPPQQMLDAVRDAVGGGSPMSSHIASKVIEHFHMIGPAPEETENLSPRELQVLDLLAAGFIYKEISDKLNIRVTTVRTYVENICQKLHVRNRLEAVAKHHVESR